The genomic segment TTAGGGTTATTCCATTCTGAATTATTTTCATATGCTTTTTCATCAATTAAATTTGTCTCTAAAGTTACTTCTGATGGATTTATTTGGAGAAAGTTCATTAACTGAAACAATTGCATTTTTTGAATTTTAGAAAGTTGTTCGGTCTCTACAATTCGTTTTTCTTCTTGTGAAAAACTGAGTTGCATATCATATAAATCACTTTTTGGTTTGCTTCCCAGAGCTACTTCTTTTCGAATTCTATTCAAATTGAATAGTGCGTTATCGAGTTGCAATTTTTGAATGGTAAGTAATTCTTGGGTAAAAAGTGCCTGATAAAAACTTTCTAAAACTTGCAATTTATACTCATTTTCGATAATTTCTTTTTCAGCTTTTGCTTTTTCAATATCAATTTTTTCTTTTTGAACGGTAAAAAACATACCGAAATCAATCAAATTCATTTTAGTATTAATATAAAAGTTATCGAATTGAATATTCGAACTTACTCTCCCATTAGTTGAAGGATCTATGGTGGAACCAAAATTATAACTTTGATCACCAAATAAATTAACTGATGGCAAGAGTTGATTTAAAAATGAATTATGTGATTTCTGGACTCTTTTTACTTCGAGTTGACGTATTTTAATTTCGATATTATTTTCCAATGCTTTGTCCATACATTCTTGCACCGACCAAGTATTTACTTGGCCAATTGCAAGATGACTAAATCCAATTAATAAAATAATAATGATGTTGTTTTTATTCATATTTCAAATATTTGAGAACATCTACTTTGGTAGCTTGATAAGCTCGAAATAATACCACAATTAATGTAAACAATAATAAAATCAAAAATCCTATAATAAACGGGAGTACGGTAATCTCAATTCGGTAGGCAAAATTCTCAAGCCACTTACTCAATAAATAATAAACTGGAAACACTGCTATTAGGAAGCCTACTACACAAAATATAATATATTGTTTCGACAATTCTTTTAGTAAAACATTAGTTTCCGCACCTAGTGTTTTTCGAATTGCTATTTCTTTCATGCGCCTTTGAATTGAAAAAGAAGCTAAAGAAAACAAGCCAAAAATTGCAATAAGAATTACAACTACATTTAATAACGAAAACAGGTTTTTTTGTTTCACATACGATTCATAAGTTCTAGCAAAAGACTTATCCAAGAATTCATATTCAAAAGGGAATTCAGATTCCACATTTTTTTTCCATACTTTTTCAATATCTGCTAGGGTTTGATCTGAATTTTCTGTGTCAATTTTTATATATATATCATTAATATTCCCAATTAACCAGTCAATCGTTTTTAAGTGAAAGAAAACCATCGGAGGTACTTTGGATTGTGGACTAAATAGATTAAAGTCTTTTACAATCCCAATTATTTTTAATTTTTCAGAATTCCAATCGATTACCTTACCAATAGGATTTTTTTCATTCATCATTCTTAAAGCCGTTTCATTAATTAGTACTGCACTAATGGTATCTGAAGCAAAATTCGCAGAGATGTTTCTTCCTTCTTTAATTTTAATTTGCATCATATCGAGCATATTGAAATCTATACCAAGATTTTGAGCTTGAATGGATTGGCTATTATAAGAAAAACTACTACTACTATCATTTCCGCCGCCAAATCTGAATGTTCCGGTTGAGACTCCTTGAACTCCTTTAATTTTATTTAGTTCCGAAGTTAATCTTGTGTAATTATTAAAAATGATTTTTGAATAATTTTCATTACTGAAATCGACATTCTGTTTATCCCAATACACAGAAATGATACGAGTTGGTACAAATCCTAAATCTTTGTTGGCTAAATAATTTACTTGTTGATACACAATATATGATCCAATTATAAAAAACGAGGCAATCGCAAATTGAACAATTAACATCCCATTACGAATCCAAACGCCACTTTTACTTCTCCCAAAATTACCTTTGATCACTTTTAGGGTTTCAAAATTAGCAACATATACTGCGGGAAATATACCCGCTACAACCACTGTCATTATAAAAATAATAATCAATTGAACATAAAATTGATTACCGAAAATTATTAAATTTTTACCTAGAAAATTATTGTAATATGGTAATGAAAGTTCCACAATTACCAAGGCTAATAGTATTGAAAAGAGTGTAGTTAAAACAGTTTCAAATATAAATTGAAGTATAATATTTGATCTTGTAGCACCAATAATTTTCCTAACACCAACTTCTTTGGCTCTTTTTATGGCATTGGCAGTAGCCAAATTGATATAATTAACTATTGAAAGAATTAATATCAAAATCGATAACCCCACCATTATCATTAAGAATTGGTAGTTTCCTTTACCTTCGGGCATCCCATTAGTTATTGAATGTAATCTAATGGTGCTTAATGGATCTAAAATTGAAGTTATTGAACCATAGGTGTTGATATACTCTTTAATTGATATCCCTTCAGATTTAGACTCTTTAACGGTTTTATTTTGATAATATAGATCATTTAGTTTTTTTTCAATTGCAGCTTTATCATTGGGGTTTTTAAGTTTTATCATTATTGGAAAGCTGAAACTTCCCCATTGTCGTTTGTTTTCATCAATGCTACTTTTCATGTTATTAATAATAATATTGGGAGCAATTGATGAATTTCCAGGTATTGAATAAATGGCTGTAACTGTTACTATTCTTTTATTATGAATAATTTGTTTCCCTATAGGATTTTCTTTTCCAAAAAATTTCTGCGCTGTCTTTTCATTCATAGCTACGCTATTTTCTTTAGACAAAGCAGTTTCTATATTTCCTTGTAGGGTCTCAAACGGGAATAATTCAAAAAAATCATTTTGTGTATTAAATGTTTTATTAATTACATGCGTTTTGCCTTTGTACTTAAACACTTCAGCTTGATACCAGTCGTGATATACCACATTTTCTATCCTCGAATCCGATTTTAAATATGGCTCAAGCGCACCAGGATTAGTTGACCAAATTACATCCTTCCCAATATCAGAAAGAACAGTAAATACTTTCTCTTTCTCAGGATTCCATTGATCATAACTTTGTTCGTCATTCCAATATAAGATGGCAAAAATCAATCCCGCAATCCCGATGCTCAAACCTAAAACGTTCAAAGCAGTAAAAAGCTTGTTGTTTTTGATGTGAAATAAAAATATATTGATCCAATTTTTTAG from the Flavobacterium ammonificans genome contains:
- a CDS encoding TolC family protein: MNKNNIIIILLIGFSHLAIGQVNTWSVQECMDKALENNIEIKIRQLEVKRVQKSHNSFLNQLLPSVNLFGDQSYNFGSTIDPSTNGRVSSNIQFDNFYINTKMNLIDFGMFFTVQKEKIDIEKAKAEKEIIENEYKLQVLESFYQALFTQELLTIQKLQLDNALFNLNRIRKEVALGSKPKSDLYDMQLSFSQEEKRIVETEQLSKIQKMQLFQLMNFLQINPSEVTLETNLIDEKAYENNSEWNNPKIKLAELNFKSNLKWTSIQRANKLPSLTAYYSLSTFFYKPIGETNNNLISFRSQLENNKNQQFGIQMAVPIFNGFRTNKKIATSKIETEKSKLILEQEEQKLNKQLALEVSNKENYVQIQQRLIEMLVFAKASFATTQAKFSTGKIDALTFASIKNAVISSEYDLLKNKLQLQYVDLKISLIKNNKL
- a CDS encoding ABC transporter permease → MNVLGLSIGIAGLIFAILYWNDEQSYDQWNPEKEKVFTVLSDIGKDVIWSTNPGALEPYLKSDSRIENVVYHDWYQAEVFKYKGKTHVINKTFNTQNDFFELFPFETLQGNIETALSKENSVAMNEKTAQKFFGKENPIGKQIIHNKRIVTVTAIYSIPGNSSIAPNIIINNMKSSIDENKRQWGSFSFPIMIKLKNPNDKAAIEKKLNDLYYQNKTVKESKSEGISIKEYINTYGSITSILDPLSTIRLHSITNGMPEGKGNYQFLMIMVGLSILILILSIVNYINLATANAIKRAKEVGVRKIIGATRSNIILQFIFETVLTTLFSILLALVIVELSLPYYNNFLGKNLIIFGNQFYVQLIIIFIMTVVVAGIFPAVYVANFETLKVIKGNFGRSKSGVWIRNGMLIVQFAIASFFIIGSYIVYQQVNYLANKDLGFVPTRIISVYWDKQNVDFSNENYSKIIFNNYTRLTSELNKIKGVQGVSTGTFRFGGGNDSSSSFSYNSQSIQAQNLGIDFNMLDMMQIKIKEGRNISANFASDTISAVLINETALRMMNEKNPIGKVIDWNSEKLKIIGIVKDFNLFSPQSKVPPMVFFHLKTIDWLIGNINDIYIKIDTENSDQTLADIEKVWKKNVESEFPFEYEFLDKSFARTYESYVKQKNLFSLLNVVVILIAIFGLFSLASFSIQRRMKEIAIRKTLGAETNVLLKELSKQYIIFCVVGFLIAVFPVYYLLSKWLENFAYRIEITVLPFIIGFLILLLFTLIVVLFRAYQATKVDVLKYLKYE